In Oxyura jamaicensis isolate SHBP4307 breed ruddy duck chromosome 13 unlocalized genomic scaffold, BPBGC_Ojam_1.0 oxy13_random_OJ106580, whole genome shotgun sequence, the following are encoded in one genomic region:
- the LOC118157889 gene encoding rho guanine nucleotide exchange factor 37-like, which translates to MASPHAEELPTKGIDDPDAHIYEEVTLCERMELSQRLAVEELITTEASYVHNLQLCLSDIRAHLRQKQLPDLDLEGLFSNIDDILHLSRRFLRGLEATAVQEHDQLLGISTLFQEFKEEMETVYKVYCASYEHALLLVESYRKDPRLQEEILDTLNATVPHTSASDLSFFLVMPVQRITKYPLLLGKILENTPASTSAHPAIAAAVSAMAQANANINEYKRQREVATKYNKAEHLTLRDRLARLNTHSIAKKTTRMSRLLMHEAGFVSKTEDKEYDNLEEKFQSVASSVVVLKENVASYVAHLEVFLVPTLHKRELQMEEGPAQQYHRLAEHLHHVVFPEFKRRLDRLVWQPLCSLSEMLVGPQQLVKKRLDKLLDYEEIQERKSELGSVTYDEEAAMNTYLAINALLVAELPQFNQVAVQLLGQVLGSLCILHQDLAAEVLHEAEKELKQMPHGHMPLPTFWRLVEDTLQQAGAQLSTFTQAFETVTPSPMTQSLTPAEERKVLSLVSKHGPDKLYQVTSNVSGSKDLDLTLQRGQIVALLQRVDTKGNMSRWLVDAGGPRGFVPAGKLQPYRPVQSQQPGMQTPTPASVPDRRRHSYTSPEAPRPQVATFTPAFQVVAGFSFTARSPQEVSLQAGQPVVVLETHDKKGSTEWSLVEVNGQRGYVPSSYLVTVPMQEPMGWSLPV; encoded by the exons ATGGCGAGCCCCCATGCCGAAGAGCTGCCCACCAAGGGCATAGATGACCCAGACGCACACATCTATGAGGAGGTGACGCTCTGCGAGAGGATGGAGCTCAGCCAGCGGCTGGCTGTGGAGGAGCTGATCACCACTGAGGCCAGCTACGTGCACAACCTCCAGCTGTGCCTGTCGGACATCCGGGCACACCTCCGGCAGAAGCAG CTGCCTGATCTTGACCTGGAAGGACTCTTCTCCAACATCGATGACATCCTTCACCTCTCCAGACGGTTCCTCAGGGGTCTTGAGGCCACAGCTGTGCAGGAGCACGATCAGCTGCTGGGCATCA gcacCCTGTTCCAGGAGTtcaaggaggagatggagacCGTCTACAAGGTCTACTGCGCCAGCTATGAGCATGCTCTCCTGCTGGTGGAGAGCTACCGCAAGGaccccaggctgcaggaggagatcTTGGACACCCTGAATGCAACTGT GCCTCACACAAGTGCCTCGGATCTCAGCTTCTTCCTGGTGATGCCGGTGCAGAGGATCACCAAATACCCGCTGCTGCTGGGCAAGATCCTGGAGAACacccctgccagcaccagcgCCCACCCGGCCATCGCTGCAGCTGTCAGCGCCATGGCCCAGGCCAACGCCAACATCAACGAGTACAAGCGGCAGCGAGAAGTGG CGACCAAATACAACAAGGCTGAGCACCTGACGCTGCGGGACCGCCTGGCTCGCCTCAACACCCACTCCATCGCCAAGAAGACCACGCGGATGAGCCGGCTCCTCATGCACGAGGCCGGCTTTGTGAGCAAG ACGGAGGACAAGGAATATGACAATCTGGAGGAGAAGTTCCAGAGCGTGGCATCCAGTGTGGTTGTGCTGAAGGAGAATGTGGCATCCTATGTGGCACATTTAGAG GTGTTCCTGGTGCCCACCCTGCACAAGCGAGAGCTGCAGATGGAGGAGGGCCCAGCCCAGCAGTACCACCGCCTCGCAGAGCACCTCCACCATGTTGTTTTCCCCGAGTTT AAGCGACGCTTGGACAGGCTGGTCTggcagcccctctgcagcctctcGGAGATGCTGGTGGGGCCACAGCAGCTGGTCAAGAAGCGCCTGGACAAGCTGCTGGACTACGAGGAGATCCAGGAGCGCAAGAGCGAGCTGGGCAGTGTGACGTATGACGAGGAGGCCGCCATGAACACCTACCTCGCCATCAATGCCCTGCTTGTGGCCGAGCTCCCGCAGTTCAACCAGGTGgctgtgcagctcctggggcaggtgctgggatCCCTCTGCATCCTGCACCAGGACCTGGCTGCAGAGGTCCTGCACGAGGCAGAAAAGGAGCTGAAGCAG ATGCCCCATGGCCACATGCCTCTGCCCACTTTCTGGAGGCTGGTGGAGGACActctgcagcaggctggtgCCCAGCTCAGTACGTTCACCCAGGCGTTTGAAACAGTCACACCGAGCCCCATGACACAG TCCCTGACCCCTGCTGAGGAGCGGAAGGTCCTTTCCCTCGTGAGCAAACACGGCCCAGACAAACTTTACCAAGTGACAAGCAACGTCAGCGGCAGTAAAGACTTGGACCTGACCTTGCAAAGGGGACAGATTGTGGCTCTGCTGCAACGCGTTGACACCAAGGGCAACATGAGCAGATGGCTGGTGGATGCTGGAG GTCCCCGAGGGTTTGTGCCTGCTGGCAAACTGCAGCCTTATAGACCAGTGCAAAGCCAGCAGCCCGGGATGCAGACGCCAACCCCAGCGAGTGTCCCAGACAGAAGGCGACATTCGTACACATCACCTGAGGCTCCCAGGCCCCAGGTGGCCACATTCACCCCGGCTTTCCAG GTGGTCGCTGGTTTCTCCTTCACTGCCAGGAGTCCGCAGGAGGTCAGCCTGCAGGCGGGGCAGCCCGTAGTGGTGCTCGAGACACATGACAAGAAGGGCAGCACGGAGTGGAGCCTGGTGGAGGTGAACGGCCAGAGGGGCTACGTGCCCTCCAGTTACCTGGTGACAGTCCCCATGCAGGAGCCCATGGGCTGGAGCTTGCCCGTGTGA